DNA from Petrotoga sp. 9PW.55.5.1:
AACAAAAAATGTATAAATAAGTAAATTATTTTAACACTATTTACAGAAGTCAATATCTTTATGTCTTTAAATATGAGCCTTTTTAGCATTATTGACACTCCTTGTATAATTTTTCAATATAAGTAGGTTCAAGAGGATAATCTATTTTTTGTTCTTTAACAATGTGTCCTTTACTTATTATTCCTATCTTAGTACAAATCTTGCTCAATTCATATATGTCATGTGATGATATTATAAATGTCATATTTTCTGTTTTATTTCTATCAAGTATATAATTTATAAGCCATTCTTTAGCTTCGATGTCTAATCCACTAAACGGTTCATCCAAAACAGCCAAATAAGGATTATTTAAAAATACTCTAGATAACGATAATCTTTTTTTCATTCCTTGTGAAAAAGTTGACACCTTATCATTTTTTACATCAAATAGTTTTACTTCTTTCAATAATTGTGAAATTTTTTGATCCTTATTATTAATATTATATAATTTAGCAAATAATTCTAAATTATCTAAAGCAGAAAGGCTTTCATATAGGCTATCTCGATGAAATAAATATCCTATCTTTTTTTTATCTTGTATTTTGCTATTTTTTATGATCTTACCGATGTTTGGTTTGAATACTTCACTGATTATTCTTATCGTTGTTGTTTTTCCTGACCCATTGGCCCCTAAAAAACCATAAATATTTCCCTCTTCTACATTCATGTTGAGAT
Protein-coding regions in this window:
- a CDS encoding ABC transporter ATP-binding protein; this encodes MKNVKAGKIYFYLGKKCILNDLNMNVEEGNIYGFLGANGSGKTTTIRIISEVFKPNIGKIIKNSKIQDKKKIGYLFHRDSLYESLSALDNLELFAKLYNINNKDQKISQLLKEVKLFDVKNDKVSTFSQGMKKRLSLSRVFLNNPYLAVLDEPFSGLDIEAKEWLINYILDRNKTENMTFIISSHDIYELSKICTKIGIISKGHIVKEQKIDYPLEPTYIEKLYKECQ